In one window of Onychomys torridus chromosome 7, mOncTor1.1, whole genome shotgun sequence DNA:
- the Scamp5 gene encoding secretory carrier-associated membrane protein 5 isoform X1, producing the protein MAEKVNNFPPLPKFIPLKPCFYQDFEADIPPQHLSLTKRLYYLWMLNSVTLAVNLVGCLAWLIGGGGATNFGLAFLWLILFTPCSYVCWFRPIYKAFKTDSSFSFMAFFFTFMAQLVISIIQAVGIPGWGVCGWIATISFFGTNIGSAVVMLIPTVMFTVVAVFSFIALSMVHKFYRGSGGSFSKAQEEWTTGAWKNPHVQQAAQNAAMGAAQGAMNQPQTQYSATPNYTYSNEM; encoded by the exons ATGGCGG AGAAAGTGAATAACTTCCCACCGTTGCCCAAATTCATCCCGCTGAAGCCATGTTTCTACCAAGACTTCGAGGCAGACATCCCTCCTCAGCATCTCAGCTTGACCAAGCGCCTCTACTACCTCTGGATGT TGAACAGCGTCACGCTGGCCGTGAACCTGGTGGGCTGTCTCGCGTGGCTGATCGGAGGCGGGGGAGCCACCAACTTTGGCCTCGCCTTCCTCTGGCTCATCCTCTTCACACCTTGCTCCTACGTCTGCTGGTTTCGGCCCATTTACAAGGCCTTCAA GACAGACAGCTCCTTCAGCTTCATGGCCTTCTTCTTCACCTTCATGGCACAGCTGGTCATCAGcatcatccaggctgtgggaattCCAGGCTGGGGTGTCTG CGGCTGGATCGCCACCATCTCTTTCTTCGGGACAAACATTGGCTCAGCAGTGGTGATGCTCATTCCCACGGTCATGTTTACAGTTGTGGCTGTCTTTTCCTTCATCGCCCTTAGCATG GTTCATAAGTTCTACCGGGGCAGTGGGGGCAGTTTCAGCAAAGCTCAGGAGGAATGGACCACTGGAGCCTGGAAAAACCCACATGTGCAACAGGCAGCCCAGAACGCAGCCATGGGGGCTGCACAGGGTGCCATGAATCAACCGCAGACTCAATATTCTGCCACCCCCAACTACACATACTCTAATGAGATGTGA
- the Scamp5 gene encoding secretory carrier-associated membrane protein 5 isoform X2: protein MFLPRLRGRHPSSASQLDQAPLLPLDVTDSSFSFMAFFFTFMAQLVISIIQAVGIPGWGVCGWIATISFFGTNIGSAVVMLIPTVMFTVVAVFSFIALSMVHKFYRGSGGSFSKAQEEWTTGAWKNPHVQQAAQNAAMGAAQGAMNQPQTQYSATPNYTYSNEM, encoded by the exons ATGTTTCTACCAAGACTTCGAGGCAGACATCCCTCCTCAGCATCTCAGCTTGACCAAGCGCCTCTACTACCTCTGGATGT GACAGACAGCTCCTTCAGCTTCATGGCCTTCTTCTTCACCTTCATGGCACAGCTGGTCATCAGcatcatccaggctgtgggaattCCAGGCTGGGGTGTCTG CGGCTGGATCGCCACCATCTCTTTCTTCGGGACAAACATTGGCTCAGCAGTGGTGATGCTCATTCCCACGGTCATGTTTACAGTTGTGGCTGTCTTTTCCTTCATCGCCCTTAGCATG GTTCATAAGTTCTACCGGGGCAGTGGGGGCAGTTTCAGCAAAGCTCAGGAGGAATGGACCACTGGAGCCTGGAAAAACCCACATGTGCAACAGGCAGCCCAGAACGCAGCCATGGGGGCTGCACAGGGTGCCATGAATCAACCGCAGACTCAATATTCTGCCACCCCCAACTACACATACTCTAATGAGATGTGA